A genomic stretch from Hemitrygon akajei chromosome 10, sHemAka1.3, whole genome shotgun sequence includes:
- the LOC140734811 gene encoding translocator protein-like isoform X1: MGKSVRITRMPSTWVHAFGFTVLPHTAAIIDRSYQEEITGWYAGLKKPSWCPPNWVFGPVWVTLYTGMGYGSYLVWKELGGFTEEALVPLGLYGTQLAFNWAWSPIFFKKHKIGLALVDLLCVYGTAAATAVAWYPISKAAASLMAPYLAWLTLAAALNYRIWRDNKGKED; the protein is encoded by the exons ATGGGGAAAAGTGTTCGA ATCACCAGGATGCCATCAACTTGGGTACATGCTTTTGGTTTCACTGTATTACCTCACACAGCTGCAATTATTGACCGATCATATCAGGAAGAAATTACTGGCTGGTATGCAGGCCTCAAAAAGCCATCTTGGTGTCCACCCAACTGGGTGTTTGGTCCTGTGTGGGTAACATTATACACAGGCATGGG TTATGGCTCTTATCTGGTGTGGAAAGAACTGGGTGGATTCACTGAAGAGGCATTGGTTCCACTTGGTTTATATGGAACCCAACTTGCTTTCAACTGGGCATGGAGTCCAATTTTCTTTAAGAAACACAAAATAGGTTTG GCTCTCGTTGACTTGCTTTGTGTTTACGGGACAGCTGCAGCTACAGCTGTGGCTTGGTATCCCATCAGCAAAGCCGCTGCCAGCCTGATGGCTCCGTACTTGGCCTGGCTGACCTTGGCTGCTGCACTTAACTACCGCATCTGGAGAGACAACAAGGGGAAGGAAGATTAG
- the LOC140734811 gene encoding translocator protein-like isoform X2 — translation MPSTWVHAFGFTVLPHTAAIIDRSYQEEITGWYAGLKKPSWCPPNWVFGPVWVTLYTGMGYGSYLVWKELGGFTEEALVPLGLYGTQLAFNWAWSPIFFKKHKIGLALVDLLCVYGTAAATAVAWYPISKAAASLMAPYLAWLTLAAALNYRIWRDNKGKED, via the exons ATGCCATCAACTTGGGTACATGCTTTTGGTTTCACTGTATTACCTCACACAGCTGCAATTATTGACCGATCATATCAGGAAGAAATTACTGGCTGGTATGCAGGCCTCAAAAAGCCATCTTGGTGTCCACCCAACTGGGTGTTTGGTCCTGTGTGGGTAACATTATACACAGGCATGGG TTATGGCTCTTATCTGGTGTGGAAAGAACTGGGTGGATTCACTGAAGAGGCATTGGTTCCACTTGGTTTATATGGAACCCAACTTGCTTTCAACTGGGCATGGAGTCCAATTTTCTTTAAGAAACACAAAATAGGTTTG GCTCTCGTTGACTTGCTTTGTGTTTACGGGACAGCTGCAGCTACAGCTGTGGCTTGGTATCCCATCAGCAAAGCCGCTGCCAGCCTGATGGCTCCGTACTTGGCCTGGCTGACCTTGGCTGCTGCACTTAACTACCGCATCTGGAGAGACAACAAGGGGAAGGAAGATTAG